Below is a window of Manis javanica isolate MJ-LG chromosome 2, MJ_LKY, whole genome shotgun sequence DNA.
TGTAATTTACCACATGACCTTAGATAAGTCATTTCCCCTGTGTAATCCTGATCTGGGTAATGGAATTACTGGCATTCTTCATTTATTATTCATACCCTCCCATGTTCCAGAAAGCATGTGTGATAGTATGTTAGTCTCAACGTTTCTGTGGGGCTTCATTGAGATAATGGTTGTGAAAGTATTTTGGGAAAGTTGATGTGCTCTGCAGAGTACTAAGAGCAATTACCATTTTCTGTACAGCTGTATAGCATTAAGTTTCTTACTGATAAAAGCTATATAGGATTAGGGGAATTTCTTTGCCAGTGGTAGaccaatgaagaaaaatacatggAAATGAGTGAAAAGAAGATTACCTAGAAATACACAAATGCTTTCTGGATACCCACAACAGCCTAGACAGTAGGTTCAGAGTGCTGACCAGTTTTCTGGGTAACCATATGTAAAAATGCAATCCCCCATTCCTGATTCCcaaataaaaataaccataatAGTTGCCAAATTAAGTAATTCACATTTTAGCTCCTATAATCCTTAGAACAATAGTTAGGTTTACATTAGCCTcacttcacaaatgagaaaatttagaTTCCAAGAGGTTATTATAACTTGCCAAAGGCCACACAAATAGAGATGGAATCAAGATCTGAATCCAAGTCTGATTGCAAAGTTCACTACTACTAACAAAGCTAAAGGaagataaatatttcttctttggattctTTGCAAAGCAGTAAAAAAGAACAGTAAATCTCTGAACAAGCATAGTCACAGGTCGCAATTACCCATGagtggtacagaagcttttggaTTCCCAGTTAGTTGTCTCCCCAATGAATGCGAGCTCCTTGAAGGCATGTCAACCTCTGTAGGGACTGTATGAATGACAGTACCCTTTACTGAATTTGGTTGTTGGGAGCCAAGACTTGACTTTGTTTTGGTAGCCTCCCAGCTCTTCTTTCAGATTCCTGCCAGTGTCCTGTATTTTCTGGCTGATAACTCCCAAGTCTACATAGGAGAAGGTTTTAAGTAAAACATTGGCTCCAATGTTAGatacctgagtttgaatcctggtcCAGCCACTTACTAGCACTGTGATATTGGGCAAGTTTCTAAAGCTTTTGGAAACttgggttttctcatctgtaacatgaaTGATGATTTTATGTGGTCATTGGGAAGTTTAAGATAATGCACAGTGACTGCCATAttgaaaatacttaatatttgttAACCAGTGTTAAATGTTAAGACTTTGATGAGCAACAACCCCTGAGCCCCCCTCAAAATCAGCATATTTAAACTCATCTCCCTTCCAAGACTCACTGCCCTCCATCATTGACCTACATTAGTGAATGCTCTCACTTCCCATCCAGCTGCACAGCCAGAGAACTAAGGTTCCTCTTCGGTTCTTCAGTCTTCTTAGATTACCAACCATGTTGatactgttttctaaaatatctctatatccatccatttattttctatcttctctATTTGAGTGCTTGTCATCTATCTTTTAAATTACTCCAACAACCTTCTGCAGTTTCTCTCTGCTTCTAGGCTTATCTCCTCCAGTCCAATCTTCATGTTGCCAccagattaaataattttaatttttatataatttaaaataattttaaaataaattttccttattataaaattaatatttttattgtaagagatttttttaagtacagataaaaaaggagataaaattgTCCATAATACCTCTATCCAGTATTATCAGtattaatatttgaaatacatCTTGCTAGTCTTTTTTTCAGTACATATTTTTTAGTTGATTAAAATGGGATCATATAGAGGGATGGATATATGAATAGACATATGATATaccaagtataaaaatattgataGTAGAATATAGATATGAATATACAATTCATTGTACAATTCACTTTTCAGTAagcttgaaatttttcataataaagcttatttaattttatttctttaatttgctTAATAAGCCATGCATTGTTCTCCAGATGTGCCTTGGCCTTTTCCAAACTTCAGACATGATgaacctttgttttgaattcctgCCCATGAGCTTTATGATGCAAATAAATTGGATATTTCTCTCATGTTAGGCTATTTTTACTATAAAACATTCAGGAGATTCACAACATGAGAAGGGCACCTCCTAGTCTCCAAGGAGAGTTGATGAATAACTTTATAAGAAAGTAATTTTAAACCTTTTTTAATGGTTCTTGATATTCTGTTTTATGAGTATAATATAGCCCTATTTTGGGACACACAGATTGTTCTGAATAAACATAGGTGGGAACACAGACTGGGTTTTGCTGCAGATTGTTCAATTGTACTCTAGAAAGATGGTTCCATTAACTTAACCACCATCAGTGTATTCAGGGCTCAATTCAAAGAAAAGTATTCTTAGTTTAAGTGCTTCATTATTGTTTGCTAAGGAAAACTATCTTTATAAGCATTCATTTTATGTAGTACAACCATTCTTAATATGGGGATTGTGGTCCCAATGGGTCCAGGGTGAAAGCCTTCAAGAGATCCATGAACCTGTCTGAAATTTAGTGTTCAATGTggtgttttgtatgtttttctaGAGAAAGAGGTCTTTAGCATTCCTAAGTCTCTCAAAGGGGTACAAGACTTAGAAAAGATTAAGTACCACTGATCTGAAGTAGAGATCCCattatacctgaaaccaatataatattgtatatcaactatatgtcaatttaaaaaaacatttttaagagaatAGATGCCCCCAAACCCTACTGCCCAGTAGCAGTCACCTGAGTGACCTAAGTATTTGGCCTGGGAAATTACTGGGCTTTATGAAACTATGTAATACTCTCTTTTGAAAAATCCCACCAACTATATTATGCTTAAAGGTTATATTTTAACTCCTACACCTTGGTTGAATCCTCCTTTTGTGTAGCTATTAAAATAGATGCTGCTCTGTTTTGGGATGGGCCACCTGACCAACCTTCAGCACACAGGATGATGCGCAGAGAGCTAGAATAAAAGAGCCTATATTTGCTTGTGTGGGACTGTCCCATGAGAGTTGGGTATGCCTCACATCTGTGGTCTCCTTGCCCTGCAGGCTCACGTGATGGCTCTATGGGACTTTGGGAGGTGACAGACGATGTGTTGACCAAAAGTGATGCAAGGCACAACATGTCACAGGTCCCTGTGTATGCTCACATCACTCACAAGGCCTTAAAGGACATCCCCAAGGAGGACACAAACCCTGACAACTGCAAGGTCCGAGCTCTAGCCTTCAACAACAAGAACAAGGTATGAACTCATCAAGTGTTTCCTAAAGCCTTTATCTCTTGCTTCACCTTACTGACTTACCAACTTCTTGGCTTATGTCTTGGGAGATGTACTTCCCTTCTCCTTACCCAAGTCAGTGCTTGCTTCATAGCTGGGTTCTGAGTCCACAGCACACTTCTTAAAGGCTGAGGGATGCTAGTGAGAAATGATAACAGTATTATGAAACGCACCCCTTGCATTGAGCTGTGTAGTATTTCTGTGGTTAGTCTTTATTTGTGGGTTAGCCTGGCAGTTCCCCCAGGGCCCCTCTGATTTGACTGTCTCTCTTTTGCACATGCCTTTGCAGGTGCTATATTTTGGGTGTGATTTTCATACATGCCTCTGAAAGGAATCACTTTTCTCTTTGGTAGtcagtttcttttcattctttactGCCTCTTCTCAACAGTCACTAGGTCTTACCTAACAATCATTGAGTCAGAGCTCCTGAAACTGAGTATTAAGTAGAGTGTTGGGAAGGAGACCCATATCCAGGAAAGTCTCAACATGGCTTAGGGGCAGACTTAGCTTAGACCCTCTACTTATAGAGACTTAGGAAACTGTCCTTCATATGTGTGCTGTGCTCTGACTATCCAGTAGGATGTCATGGGAATGATTGCATAGTAAGGGCTTTTTGAACCATGGGTGTCTGTCCACATTATTGCTAGAACTTGGCTTGTTCCTGAGGTTCTCTCAAGAAGGAGCCTTGGTTTAATGTGCTATCCAGCTGCATTCCATAGATTAAGATGAGGAGCTGATAATGTCATTACCCCTGCTGGAATCATCATGGGATTAGGAATGAAGAATGGAAGAACTCCAACCTCCAAGGTCTTCCCCtgcttattattttatattagttgCTACAGATTGGTCTATAACCTGTTTTTCATTGCTCTTGTAGGAACTGGGAGCAGTATCTCTGGATGGCTACTTTCATCTCTGGAAGGCTGAAAATACACTGTCTAAGGTGTGATGAACATGACTTAGTCATTTTGCCTAACCATTCACCTTATGGTTAAAATACTTGCATTCTCCTTGAACCTTTTCATTCTTATCTAAAGCACCAGTTCTCCAAGGGTCTGGGCATGTGATTACTTATAGCATGACTTCTGAGTCTTGTGTGCCCcttttcaaaatcttttaaagATATCAGAGAGACCAGTTCTTTCACATTGCATGGACTTGCTGAAAGGTTCCTTGTAACTAGCAGTCCTCCAATCCACAGTGCATTTAAGTATCTTATTGGCTATTTGGCATGTTGTGAGGACAAGAAAATCTAAATGTTGGGAACCCTGGCAACTGAAGATAAATTAAACTAATATTGATCTTCTGAAATATCTCTGAAATAGTCATGTGAGGTAATGAGAATATGGATTTAATTTACAGTATTTACATGCAACTTTTGCATTAAGTTAAACCTATCTTTGGATCATTTGCCCTCTTCTTGTCTCAGAGACCTTTGCTGCTTATTCCTTTTGTGATAGGCTCTTTCTCAAGAGGAAGCAGAGCTCTGGGAATTATTGACTTCATGTCACAGCAGACTTTAAGCTGCACTGACCTTGCTCAGTGCAGTAGACACCCACTGAGGATTGGCTCAGTGACAAGGACCTAGGGTTAAGGCTGATGGGGGTTGCCTGGGGTTGAGCCAGTCCCCAGTCCCTGAGTATGCTTTCTGTAGTGTACAACTCCCATACAACTGGGGAATTAGACTGAAGGTAACCAGAAATCAGCCCCTCTGTATGAAGAGCAGTGGCTCTTACTGGCAGAGAGAACAGAGTGGAATCTTGGCTTTAGTGCCCTGGAGTCATCCCTGGAAATAACGTGTAGGTCTTggcctttctctctgcttctgattATTTAATTCCAGCTTGACTTTTTTCCCTCATCAGTCCTCTTTAGAACAAGATCTTACTGTTTATTAATAGTCACCCTCTGTTTCTCTTACATACCTAGGAGATGGAGCAGGGCATTATTTCCTTAATTGGGCTTGTCTTTTTGTCTCTTAGTGTGGCTTGTATATGAAGGAAGCCCACAAAGGTGGGCATATAAGAACAGTGCCCTGCAGTGTGCTGTCTGGTAGCACCCTGGCTGCATCACTCCTTTGTCTGTTTTCAGCTCCTTTCCACCAAACTGCCGTATTGCCGTGAGAATGTGTGCCTGGCCTATGGTAGTGAATGGTCAGTATATGCAGTGGGCTCCCAAGCTCATGTCTCCTTCTTGGATCCACGACAGCCATCATACAACGTCAAGTCTGTTTGTTCCAGGGAGCGAGGCAGTGGTAAGAGTCCCAGTGTGCCCTTCAGGCTCACAGCTGTGTGGCAAATGGGTTTTGACCTTCACTTTCTGTGTTGGTTTCCAAACAAGTATAGTGATCTTTGTGGAACCTGGTAGAGGTGTTTGATGACACAAGCAGGGAGCTTAAATACTTGCATAATGGCAGCAGAGCTTCTAACACTCTAGGCACATAATGTGGCCACAGAGGTCTTTGGTGAAAACCAGTAGTCACGATATTGGTGGTTTCCATGTTCTTTCATAGAGCCCTACTTTCTGTCCTGTGATAATTTTTTGCTGGGGCCCTGCCTtaactataaaattaattttatgctAAGGGATGGTATGTTGGGGTGGGGAATTTACAAACAGCCTGAGGAAACTTTTAGGGGAATGAGTATGTTCGTTAttttgactgtggtgatggtgtCATAGATATATGCATGTGTTAAAACTTCAAATTGTGttctttaaatatgtgcaatGTATTATATGTCAAAAAAGTTTAGAAGAAAATGCTTAGTTTAGTTCTGGCCACTGGGTGAATTAGGTTTTAGCCTCCCATCTTGTGTAGCATATTATCTCTGAAAGCACCCTCACCTTTATTGAGGAGTATAAAAGAGACTTTTGTTTGTACTGTACTTTAATATTTTAGACATCTTTATTTGACATCTCTTCAAGAACCCTTTGAGAAGCAGGTAGGAAAAGGTAGGGCTAGTGTTAACCCCATTTTGTAGGTGTGGAGACTGAgatccagagaggttaaataatttgctccaCATCATACAGGTTGGTAGTGGAACAGCGAGGAACCAAATCCAGATCATCCAAGTTAAAGTGTATTTTCTTCCCCATCTTACTTTGTACTGAGAGTCCTAAAAGCACAGTATGATTACAGTTTAGCCTCCACCTTTCAAGTAGTGTTTATTTTCATGCAGATACCGCAAAAGTGGCTTTTGTTTGGGATTTATTTTCAATTACAGTTAAGACACATCTCAGAACTGAGAGAATAATGTCTAATGAGAGTACTAAGAGGAAAAAACAGTAGGCTTGGTTGGAATGATGTCTGTAGTGAAGagttttaagagatttttcttttacagTAGTAGCTTTCATACCTAATAAGGAAATACTGGTTCACCAATATTATTGAGCACCTCTTATTTGCCAAGAGACATCTTCATATCCATGTACTTATTTGATCCACAGATGCAACAGATATATTTTCCCTATGACCTAGAGTGATCAGGTGACTTGTCTTAAATTCACACTATAAGTGACGGATGGGGCACCTTTGGGTGCTTCAGTTCTAGATTGTTTGCCACTTTCATAACACACTTAGTACAGATGAAGATCTCTTACAGTGCCATGGTAATGGTTTTAGGTCAAATACAAAGAAGTCCTTATTAACATAATGACTATAAATATGCAGATTACCCTCAGTTTCAGTATGGCCTGGAAACAATGGAGAAGAGCTTAGAGTTATGAAAGGTGACTCCAGAGTGAATCTAGGGGAGGTAGAGAGTTTCAGGGCACACTTATGGTCTTAGGCCCAAAGCATCTTGGGTATCATCAGGCGTCTGGCACGTCTTTGAGGCAGGGCTCCTGTTAGTTTATGGACAGGCAGTGTGGCATCAGGGTTCTTTGAATTTTGTATGAGCTGTGGCTGCCAGGGAAAGGCACTGTTTGGTATTTAAGGGTACCCTGAGAACTTAGCTTAGACTAATGTCAGAGAAATTCAGGATAGAAGACTATCAAGTGCATTCTTTCCCTGTTCATTGCCCTTTACTTTTCTCTCTCAGGGATCCGGTCTGTGAGCTTCTATGAACACATCATCACtgtgggcacagggcagggctcTCTGCTGTTCTATGACATCCGAGCTCAGAGATTCCTGGAAGAGAAGCTCTCAGCTTGTTACGGGTCTAAGCCCAGACTAGCAGGGGAGAATCTGAAACTAACCACTGGCAAAGGCTGGCTGGTGAGTAAGTCCCTGCTTTTCAGGTGGTTActgaagaatgagagaaaagttGTCCTCACTCTATACACCCATCTCCACCCCTGCTGACATACACCAGCTtccatatgcttttttttttttttttgctagtaaGAGCAGAGGAAGGCACTCTACCTTGAGATTGCTTTTGGGCCTACATGTCTGtttggaaaactgaggcccagtaaGACACACGGGTTGACCCAGGATTCCCCCCACCTCGTTGTAATAACAGAGTAAGTAGGAAGGAAAAGGAACCTCCCATCAAGGCTACCAGTGCATTATCAAAGAATTTGTCTCCAACTGTCCTGAGGAGACTTTAGGCTAGGGTAGCAATTATTTAGCCTGGTCTTCTCTAATGTGTCAGTGGAAAAATGAGGCCCTAATTTCTACAAGCACCAGTCTCCTGAAACAAGACCCTCTTCTCTTAAGAAGACCAGAAAGTATTACTGTCCTTTCCTGCCCTTGGCCTAGAGCTGCTAATAGTCTCTTTTTCTTCCCATAGAATCGTGACGAAACCTGGAGGAATTACTTTTCGGACATTGATTTCTTCCCCAGTGCTGTTTATACCCACTGCTACGACTTGTCCGGAACGAAACTCTTTGTGGCAGGAGGTCCCCTCCCTTCAGGGCTTCATGGAAACTATGCTGGGCTCTGGAGTTAATGACAACTCTCTCCCAAAATGCAGAGATTTACACTAACTTCCATCctcattttccttgtttcttattttgattttttttttccaattgtaTGAGGCCCTTATATTTTAGTGGGAACATCAGAGTTTGTGTATGGTTTAGGCACTTGACAGGAAGAAGCTCTGTATAGAAATCTGGAGGGTtttggttttttattctttttttccttttagtaatTAGAATTTTactttcctgtcttttttctttctggcttctcAATCAAACATTGGTAATtcgtatttgtattttttttttctttaggtgaCACACACTCTcccctctctggcttctttagGCTGACATAGTCATTCTCATCCTTACTTCATTCTTGAGAGGTGGGGCTCCTTTATAATTACATGGTTGCTGTCAGACTTTCTGTGAAAGTttgggggctgtgtgtgtgtgtgtgtgtgtgtgtgtgtgtgtgagtgagagagagagagagagagagacagtgtgTGTGGCTGCAAGTACTGTGTGTCACTGAAATTACCTGGAGTAAGGAGtacttataattaaaatatttataaaatacaacttTATTCACAGAGTCCAACTTTGGGACTAGTCTTTACCTTGTTTTTTAAAGTGTAACAACACTGATTATAGGAagtaaaacagaaaggaaaacaatcaCCACCAGAAAATTCTTTGAGTTAGATAGCAGGTTTCCTGGGGACTCTCATACCAGGATGCCAGAGTCACCTGTCCTCTACCTGTCTTCTCATCTGTATGTGCCCCAGGGGAGAACACTTCTGTAAAGTGTCACTTCTACTTCCCATCTGCTTAGCCAGTGGCCTAAGACATCAGGGTCTCCATCCAGATGCAGCTCCAGGGGCTGCAGAAGGTATGGTAGGACTTGGTAAAGAGAATCCTCATTTCCTCCCCTCAAACAAGACCTGATTTGATATCTGATGAGCCTGCAGCTGGGGGCCTCAAGTCTGCTAAGAATTACATACTCAGTCCCTTAGCTTTGGGAAGacacttttttgccttttttctaatCTCCCCAattggttttgcttttgtttttgttggtttcAGTCCAGGAGGGTGGGAGTGACCAGGGAGTTCATCTTTGTGTAGTGAGTATTTCATGTGTGGaatgttcattttcttcataCAGTGGGGCTGAGGTTGAAACCTCCTCTCCCACTCTGTTGGCTCAGCCCTGGGATGGTATTGGGTCACCTACAGCCAGCAACGTTGTGCATGTAAAAGCATTGATGTGATTAGCAATTTGTTCCTCCTTAAACTGTCTGTTTAGTCCAAGGTTTTGAAACTTGCAGGCAACTGACCATGATGTCCAGTTATTCCTTGCTTTCTTTACACATACGCATCCTGTTGCAGATAGCAGCTGTTCCCACCTGCAGATTCCTCCTTCATTCTAAGCACATACTCTACTTCTGTCAACAGCCCAGCCTGGGGAAAGGAAAAGTATATTCATTCCTGCACTCCAGTTTCTCAGTTGCTCTCCCAGTTATACCCCCTGCTCTGGTGTAAGTGGGGAGACTGAAAAAGAGTATCTTTTTGGTGATGGGGGCTAGTGGAAAGGGGGCAATAACAAGTCCATCCTAACTTGGTGGTACAAGGCATACACCACAGgttctaaaattcttatctaACCTAGAGAAATGGGTGCTATAAACAGGGAGTTAGGCAAAATGCTGGATGCTATGGATCTTTtaattgtcttaatttttttctattattaaactACAGGCTGTAGATTTCTTAGTTCTCACAGAACTTCTATCATTTTAAACCGActtgtgtattaaaaaaaagacctTAAGTAGGATGTTTTGTACTGTTGCCAGACCCTCTTCTGGGATAGGTTATGCATTTgattgtttgagatttttgttttcaaaaatgtaGCACTTGACTTTTTgccaagtaaaaaaataaatattattccaGTGCAGAGTGGTTTGAGTGAGTGTGTATAACCAAGAGGCAACAGGAAAAGGCCCCAAATGACTGGTTGGAAGGTCAGTTTGGAGTTCTGGAATTGCTTGGAGTACAAGGGGAGCGCAAGTGTTCCTTCAAAGTTAAAGGCAGGTCAAGTGCAAACACAAAGACCTAGTTGCTGCTGATCCCCAGGCTCTGCGTCAAGGCTTCCAATTGAGGGTGGATATGCCCAGGGGAAGAGGTGTAGTGctctggaaggagaaaaaagggcAGGCTAAAGATGAGAGTCCTTGCTCTGAATGACTAGGGATTTGAGTAAGGTGACCAGCTCTTACATAAACCTGGGTTGGTGATAGGCCCTGTCTGCTTCCATGGAGGCTGCTCTGAGATTGACTGGAAGTGGTAGCACTACCCAGGGAATacgttatctttttctttttttttttttagattggaGCCACAGATCCTAGCTGCTCTCTGTAAGAGGAGGACACAGTGACCATAGTGAGGCACTTCCAGAGCCTGTTTGGGACTAGCTGAGAGAAAGGCAGACTGCTGAATCATACTACCCTCTTCACAGCCAACTCTGGAAGACCCATCAGGGCTGGGCCACAGGGCCAGGCAAGGCAGTGTCTGTTTTTCTGTTATGTGGCACCTGTTCTTTTCCAGGGCTGGATACAGCTCTCCTTTTGCACCTGCCTTAGAAACTTGAGTGGTTCAGACATGACTCACACAGCCACCTACCTACTGATTAAAGGCTGCAGAacaggaaaggagaaatgaatgAGTTGAGGCAATTGAAAGGGCTTCCTAGAGAAGAGTTACATTTGAAAAGGGACTAGAACTAGCCTTTCCAAACATGAGATTTTTAGAATCCCTAATCCTTGGAA
It encodes the following:
- the DCAF12 gene encoding DDB1- and CUL4-associated factor 12 produces the protein MARKAVSRKRKAPSSPGAGSDAQGPQFGWNHSLQKRKKLPPVKRSLVYYLKNREVRLQNETTYSRVLRCYAAQQLPSLLKEREFHLGTLNKVFASQWLNHRQVVCGTKCNTLFVVDVQTSQITKIPILKDREPGGVTQQGCGIHAIELNPSRTLLATGGDNPNSLAIYRLPTLDPVCVGDDGHKDWIFSIAWISDTMAVSGSRDGSMGLWEVTDDVLTKSDARHNMSQVPVYAHITHKALKDIPKEDTNPDNCKVRALAFNNKNKELGAVSLDGYFHLWKAENTLSKLLSTKLPYCRENVCLAYGSEWSVYAVGSQAHVSFLDPRQPSYNVKSVCSRERGSGIRSVSFYEHIITVGTGQGSLLFYDIRAQRFLEEKLSACYGSKPRLAGENLKLTTGKGWLNRDETWRNYFSDIDFFPSAVYTHCYDLSGTKLFVAGGPLPSGLHGNYAGLWS